A window of the Enoplosus armatus isolate fEnoArm2 chromosome 5, fEnoArm2.hap1, whole genome shotgun sequence genome harbors these coding sequences:
- the LOC139285474 gene encoding LOW QUALITY PROTEIN: elastin-like (The sequence of the model RefSeq protein was modified relative to this genomic sequence to represent the inferred CDS: substituted 1 base at 1 genomic stop codon), with protein KYGAGGVGGTGGLGGAGLGGTGLGGTGGLGGGGYSAAAKAAKYGPGSAGVVPSGGAGIPGRVPFLPGYGSLAAGAKPPKYGVPGAGLGGGGVPGGAGQVLPGGGGGYGGYGAGAGVKPPKYGIPXIGIGTGGLGGAGLVPGLGGGQYSAAAKAAKYGVATGGLGGTGGGAGLGGGARGVPGLVPGLGGGQYSAASKAAKYGVTGGAGLGTGGVPGLVPGLGGGVTGVGLGVPGATPRTAVSVVPDGSAVVPRGTGVPGTPRPAHFA; from the exons AAATACG GAGCAGGGGGAGTAGGAGGAACTGGAGGACTTGGAGGAGCAGGACTGGGAGGAACAGGACtaggaggaacaggaggactgggaggtggaggatactctgctgctgctaaagCTGCTAAATATG GTCCGGGTAGTGCAGGGGTAGTTCCAAGTGGTGGTGCAGGAATTCCTGGAAGGGTCCCATTTTTACCAGGATATGGAT CTTTGGCGGCTGGTGCTAAACCTCCTAAATATG GAGTCCCAGGAGCAGGCctaggaggaggtggagttcCAGGTGGAGCAGGACAGGTACTTCCTGGTGGTGGCGGCGGCTATGGTG GTTATGGAGCTGGTGCTGGAGTCAAACCCCCAAAGTATGGTA TCCCTTAAATAGGCATTGGAACCGGAGGACTGGGGGGAGCTGGTTTAGTACCAGGACTAGGAGGTGGACAatattctgctgctgcaaaagCTGCTAAATACG GCGTTGCAACTGGAGGACTaggggggacaggaggaggagctg GACTGGGAGGCGGGGCAAGAGGAGTTCCTGGTCTAGTACCAGGACTAGGAGGTGGACAATACTCTGCTGCCTCAAAAGCTGCTAAATACG GCGTTACAGGAGGAGCAGGATTAGGAACCGGAGGAGTACCTGGTCTAGTACCGGGACTAGGAG GAGGCGTCACTGGAGTAGGACTTGGCGTGCCAGGAGCTACCCCACGTACAGCTGTCAGCGTTGTTCCAGATGGTTCTGCTGTTGTACCACGTGGTACAGGTGTTCCTGGAACTCCTCGACCAG CTCACTTTGCTTGA
- the LOC139285475 gene encoding elastin-like: MVEPMEAVPYGVGTGVRPGAGTLPGAKPPVGGVGGGAGIPLAAGGYQGGYRPYHHGYGQGGLTYPSAVGLGGAGAGAKAPKPGYGNLGGGGGYQPGGIPVAPGYGGGYPQQYFQGGYVPAPLTPQQAKAAKYGPLQAFLGGAAGGGGGVYRGGVAGCQGKYCGRRK, encoded by the exons ATGGTGGAACCTATGGAGGCAG TTCCTTATGGTGTTGGCACTGGAGTTAGACCTGGAGCTGGAACGCTGCCGGGGGCGAAACCTCcag TGGgtggagtaggaggaggagcaggaatcCCTCTGGCAGCAGGAGGTTATCAAG GGGGATACAGGCCATATCATCATGGTTATGGGCAGG GTGGGTTGACGTATCCTTCTGCAGTTGGACTGGGAGGTGCTGGTGCTGGAGCTAAAGCGCCCAAACCAG gctACGGCAATCTCGGCGGTGGCGGCGGATATCAGCCAG GTGGCATTCCTGTGGCTCCTGGTTATGGAGGAGGTTACCCCCAACAGTACTTCCAAG GTGGATATGTACCAGCCCCACTGACTCCTCAACAAG ccAAAGCAGCCAAATATGGTCCATTGCAGGCTTTCCTTGGTggtgcagcaggaggaggaggaggggtctACAGAG GTGGGGTTGCAGGATGCCAGGGCAAATACTGTGGGAGGAGGAAGTAG